CACCGATCCGGCGCTCGTCTCCTGGCTCGATGGGCAGACCAACACGCGAGACGCACCCAACGAGAACCTCGGCCGCGAGTTGATGGAACTCTTCATGCTCGGCATCGGCAGGTACACCGAACGGGACGTGAAAGCGGCAGGCCGAGCACTGACCGGCTGGAAGATTGACTACGACGGGGCCCGCACCTTCTTCAGCCCTGCCGCGCACGACGCCGGAAAGAAGAACATCCTCGGCGTGACGAGGAACTTCGACGCGCACTCGCTTGTCGACTACCTGCTCAAGCAGGACCGCTGCCCTGCCTACATCGCCGAGCGGCTCTGGTTCCGCTATGCCTCGTCGACCGAGCCGATTCCGAAGTCCACCCGGGACAGCATGGTGTACGCATTTCCCAACTCTGCTTCGATGCTGCGGAAGCTCTTTGAGGACGACGCATTCCTGGCCAGCGCCGGCACGTTGGTGAAGCAGCCGACAGAATGGTTCGTCGGCGCGATGCGGCAGTTGGGTCTGCGGCCGGGGGAACTGTCCGACGACATGCTGGACTATTCCCTCAACGGCTTGGAGCGGCTGGGGCAGTTGCCGTTCGCGCCCCCGAGTGTCGAGGGGTGGCCGGCAGGAGCCGAGTGGTTGACCGTCGGGGCGGCGCACACCCGCCTGAACTTTGCCGGTCGGATCGCTCAGTTGGTCCATGCTCAACGGCTGACGCCGGAGAGCATGGCGCACATTCTCACCATCGACACCTGGACCAACAGGACGTACGCGGCCCTGAAGGCCACAACCGATCCGCAGCGTTTGTTGACCCTCGGGTTGGCGAGCCCGGAATATCTGGTGACGTGACATGGACGCAGTGACCCGGCGCAGGTTCCTCCTTGCTTCTGGCGTTGCCGGGGGTGCCGCCATCGTCGCCGGGGCGGCGCAACTGGACCTGGCAGGTCTCTTCGGCACCGCGAGTGACGCAGCGAGCCGCGAAGATCACCGGAAGACGCCGAAGCTCGTCGTCGTCACGCTCTACGGTGGCAACGATGGCCTCAACACGGTCGTTCCCTACGCGAGCTCAGCCTATTACGCGGCCCGACCCGAGCTGGCCTACGCGCCTGATCGAGTGCTCAGGCTGAACGACTCGTTGGGGTTGAATCCGGTGATGAAGGGCTTGAGTCTGCTGTGGAGCCAACAGCAGCTGGCCGTCGTCCTCGGTGCCGGGTATCCCAAGCCGGATCGGAGTCACTTCCGATCCATGGACATCTGGCAGAGCGCCTCACCCAGCGGTCCCGCCAACTCCGGGTGGGTGGGCCGATGGTTGGACGGCACCAATGCCGCCCCAGAGGCTGCGGTGAGCTTCGAGCCCATGCTCCCGCCGCTACTCGCGGGGGAGACCCGTACGGGAGCTTGCGTGAGTATCGGTGGGCTCAAGTTGCCGGCCGGAGTCACCCCGAACATGGTCGAGGTGCTGGGGCGGAGGGAGCCGCACGAATCCGAGATGCAGGCGCGGGCCGCGGATTCGTATGCGAATCTCATCAAGATCGACCAGCTCATCCAGGGTGCCACAGCTACGGGCGCCCCGTCGGGTGCCGTCGTCCGACCTGACATTCCCGCCACGAGTACGGGCGGCGCAAACGTCCTCTCCGAACAGCTCTCGCGCGTGGCGCAATGTGTCGAGGCTGGGGTCCCCACGCGCGTGTATTCGGTGAGCCTTGGTGGCTTCGACACGCACGCGGCGGAGCGAGTTGGCCACGAGTTGCTGTTGGGCCAACTCGATCAGGCGTTGGCCAGCTTCGTTGGCAGGCTGGCGCGGACCGAGGCCGGTCAACGGGTCACCGTGGTCGTCTACAGCGAGTTCGGTCGGCGGGTCCGCGCGAACGCCTCGGACGGCACCGACCACGGCACCGCCGGACCCGTCTTCGTGCTGGGTCCCCAGGTCGCCGGCGGGCTCTACGGCGAGCAGCCGAGCTTGACCGACCTGGATGACGGTGACCTCAAGGCGACGACGGACTTCCGTGACGTCATCGGCACGCTGCTGGCCTCGGTGTTGGAAGCAGACCCGGCGCGCTATGTCGGCGGAGGGTACAAGCCGAAGATGCTGCCGTTGCTCGTGCGCGACTGACGTTCAGCCCCTTGCCCGCCCGCGACCGGGTCGCTGCCGGCGCTGGGCCGGAC
The window above is part of the Micromonospora sp. LH3U1 genome. Proteins encoded here:
- a CDS encoding DUF1800 domain-containing protein; the protein is MADDLALLLRRAGFGPTPSELAAAKIAGYDATVATLTAPTAPDVGALLSPMPVLEPDPLAGLSNPTDAQRAKASVERWEQTKRITQWWLDRLTVADHQTREKLWFFWHGHWATSVRKVIRPQLMFLQHRSLRSSLDFAVMAHKMITDPALVSWLDGQTNTRDAPNENLGRELMELFMLGIGRYTERDVKAAGRALTGWKIDYDGARTFFSPAAHDAGKKNILGVTRNFDAHSLVDYLLKQDRCPAYIAERLWFRYASSTEPIPKSTRDSMVYAFPNSASMLRKLFEDDAFLASAGTLVKQPTEWFVGAMRQLGLRPGELSDDMLDYSLNGLERLGQLPFAPPSVEGWPAGAEWLTVGAAHTRLNFAGRIAQLVHAQRLTPESMAHILTIDTWTNRTYAALKATTDPQRLLTLGLASPEYLVT
- a CDS encoding DUF1501 domain-containing protein, with amino-acid sequence MDAVTRRRFLLASGVAGGAAIVAGAAQLDLAGLFGTASDAASREDHRKTPKLVVVTLYGGNDGLNTVVPYASSAYYAARPELAYAPDRVLRLNDSLGLNPVMKGLSLLWSQQQLAVVLGAGYPKPDRSHFRSMDIWQSASPSGPANSGWVGRWLDGTNAAPEAAVSFEPMLPPLLAGETRTGACVSIGGLKLPAGVTPNMVEVLGRREPHESEMQARAADSYANLIKIDQLIQGATATGAPSGAVVRPDIPATSTGGANVLSEQLSRVAQCVEAGVPTRVYSVSLGGFDTHAAERVGHELLLGQLDQALASFVGRLARTEAGQRVTVVVYSEFGRRVRANASDGTDHGTAGPVFVLGPQVAGGLYGEQPSLTDLDDGDLKATTDFRDVIGTLLASVLEADPARYVGGGYKPKMLPLLVRD